From the genome of Brassica oleracea var. oleracea cultivar TO1000 chromosome C4, BOL, whole genome shotgun sequence:
CATAATAAAGAGGACAGTGCACAACAACTTCTCAGGGCTCTTCTTTGGTTTGCCTTTCACAAAGCTGAATCCAGAGTTCGTTAAAGCCGTTAGAAATGAGTTTTCACAGGATAGCAAACTATTACTGGTTTGCCAAGAAGGTCTCAGGTTAGTGGAACAAACTCTGCATTCACTGAGACATGTATCTATGAAGAGAATGTTAAAGTTTCTTTGTCGATCTTTGAAAAGATCGGCAGCTGCAGCTAGTAGATTGGAGGAAGCGGGTTACGATAACATAGCTTGTGTAACATCAGGGCTACAATCTGTAAAACCAGGTTAGATCCCATTTAGCTTCATCTACAATCTGTTAAATTCAGGAATTTGAAGTAGATTTTTTCTGGTTGCTGTGTCATTAGGGACATTTGAATCGGTTGGTTCAACCGAGTTGCAGAATGCAGGCAAGGCAGGGCTTATCACAATTCAAGGAAAGATCTCAGCTGTCTTAGGAACAGTGCTCGTCTGTAAGTAAAATCTACTATAGAGTCTGTTGTTTGATCTTCTCTTCTGGTTTATGAACAAGAGTTTGTTGAAACTTGCAGGTGCTTTGTTGTTCATAACATTCTTCCCGGACCAAGCAGAGAAGCTGTTTCCTCCAAGCTGAAGACAAGAAAACAACAATGATTGATTCAGATTTTCCACCTGTTTGTATGTAGATGCTTAAGGAACACAAAAATCTTTAAATATTTGAATTTTGAAGTAGTTACAAACATATGGTATTGAACAAAGTTGTTATCTGCTTATAACAGTTGAGAAAAAAAGTCAACAATTAAAAAGAAGAGATTGCATGATGTTTTGCAAGAATATGATCTTTAGGAGTTAGTTAGAGAAGGTGCTGTGCAGTTAACTTCAAATGTCATAGGAGCTAGCAATCTCTGAAGAGGAACAACAGATCAAGAGAACTCTACAGTGACTGAGACATCCCCCATCACCATTGATCATTAGTCACCTTGCAGGCAGTAAAGTTGCCGGATAAGTTTTATTGAAAAGAGCCTTGAAAATGGTACAGAATTACAGATACATCTTGGGACGTCTTATAGAAACAGGCACTTAGAAAGTGTTGAAGCAATCCACAGGATTGCAGACAAGCGGTCGAGCCATCTCAGCAGCAAAACCAGAACCTTGACTCAGATCAACCTTCTCTCCATCAACACACTTCCAGTCAAAGCGCTGCACCAACGAACCCACACCTGCATGCATCACGTTCATGGCTAGAGACGCTCCTGGACATCCTCTTCTCCCACTCCCAAACGGAAGGTAACGAAAATTCTGCCCCTTGAACTCCATCTGATGCTCACCTATCTTCTCTTGAGAGCTCTCTAGAAACCTCTCGGGTATGAATTGTTCTGCTTCATTCCACAGCTCTGGATCTCTCATGATTGCATAGACGTTTACTAGCACACGTGTTTTTGACTTGATAAGACACCCGTTCACCTGGCAGTCCGCTGCGCATTCTCTTATGATCAGAGGAGCTGAAGGGTGGAGCCTCAGAGTTTCTCTTAGGACAGCTCGGAGGTAAGGGAGGTTAGGAACGTCTGATTCTTTGACTAGTCTTTTGCTTCCAACAATGGTATTAATCTCTTCTCTTAACTTGTTGAACGCTTGTGGATTGTTTATTAGTTCCCCCATTGCCCACTGCATTGCTGCTGCTGATGTGTCTGTTCCCGCCATGAAAACATCCTAAAGAATATTCAGTTGTATCATATCAGAATCATCAAAGCTGAAAATTGGATTCTAATTGTTGCAGGTAGGCTTGCGGGTTTGGTTAATTCGGTTCAACATAAATCTTACCAAATCCACCCGAAATAAAGTTCGGTTTGGTATTCGGTTTGTTAGGTTTTTGAAAATCCTACAAAAAAATTTAATTTCGGTTTAATTTTGTTAAAAAAATTTGGATAAGTTTGGTTAGTTCGAGTATTTTGGTTCGAAATTTGATTAGTTGGGTTCGGGTTTTAACCATTGCCGAATTGAACTAAAAACCAATTTTTTAGAAAACCTACCAAACCAAACTAACCAAAATTTCGGTTTGGTTCGGCGGGTATGGTTGGTTTAAAATCCAAGGACTAGTTGCAGGTGAGAGGGAAACATACCAACAGGAAAGACTTCATGTCATTCCTCGTTATCTTCAATTCAGCAGTTGGGTCTCTGTAAGTCTCCAACAACATATCCAAAATGTCTTTTCTCATACCTTCTTTCTTCATCCCCATTGCCTCACGTTCCTTCATGATCTTCTCTACAAGCAGATCATACTTCTCCATCACAGCTACTAACTTCTTCCCGTTCCCTGAAAAATCAAGTACTTTCAATGGTCCCAACACATCTCCAACGCTGACCTTCCCCGCAAGCTCCAAACATGTCTTCACCAGCTTCCTAATCTCCTCTGCTTCATTATCAGTACCCGAACACCTCGTGCTCATCGCCATCCTGCAGATGATATTGTTGGTGTAACTCACGAACAGGCTACTCAAGTCACAATGCACCCCTTCTCCGCAACACTTGGCCACAGACTCGACCAGCTTCAGCTTCTCCTCCTCACGGATGTCAGCGAACTTCTCAAGCTGCGGAACAGCGAGAAGCTTGGTCATGCAGAGCTTCTTCATGAACCTCCAGTAATCACCGTACTGCGCTAGGACAAACCTTGACCCTCTATACTTGAAATACTCAGCAGAACCAAACTCAGGTCTCGAGGAGAAATTAAGCTCTTGGTCTTTGAAGATCTCTCTCGCCACCGAAGAGCTTGAGACTACAACACACTTAGAAGCACCGAGACGTATCTCCATGAGTGGGCCATGCTTGCGAGCTAGGCTCTGGAATGAGACAGGCAGCACTTTGCCTATCAAATGAAGGTGACCAATCAATGGTAAAGCTGAAGGGCTCTGTGGCAGCTTTGTCGCAGCCGTTGAACTCTGCTTCTTAGAGGAGAACCATTTGAAGAAAGCATTAAGCATGAAAGCAAAAACGAAGGATGTGATGAGGAGAAGGTTAGTGCTTAGTTGAAGATCCATTGCAGGTTTATTGATTCAGTTCTTGAAGTATGCTTTGTATTTATTATGCTCATTGACGAATCTTGTTAATTAGATTCTCATTGTAAAGAAAACAAACAACAATTGTGACATTCTATAAAATATCAAGTATGGATTATTATAAGAGAAATAATTGTTAAATTATTTTTTATATGACATAGTTAACCGTGAGGCTACGTAAGCCTCTGTTATCTTAAAATCATACAAGATTATTATTCTTACTTCTTAGGAACTAAAAAAATGATTTTATGCCTCCACATGATAGAATGCAATTACATCTGTTTTTTATAATGCAACTAAAAGTTTCTTGAATAATGGTTCAGCAATAGCTTTAAGTTTCTCTCTATGCTCTCCGAAGAGATTTCACTTCATCATTCTTTGCAATCTTAGTTTGCAAGTCCAGTAAAGCTTCAATCATTTTCTTCTGATGAGATGTAAAAGCGTCCAAGATCTCCTTCTGAGAATTAATAAGCTGTCAAAGAAAACATTTCACATTACTCACTAATATTGTCTATACAAAAAAAAACTTATTATAAATTAAAACAAGTCTTAGCTATGTCAGAATTGGAAGAACTGGTGATTCACTGTAAACTTGCTCCTTGTGCTCAGATTAACAATCAATACGCGAATCATTCGAAAAAATACCAATCAATTGCTGATGTTTGATCAAAAAGTGATCAACTTTGTGAAATGTAATGATAAGTAAGGGAAGTGCGTCGTAAACAGTTAAAAAAAAACACTTAATTCAACATGAACATCACTATAAACGAAACAAAGATACTAAAAGGTGGTGTGGTGGCGCCCGATTCCACCAGCCATGCGTTGCTTTGGTTCTGAGCTGTGTTATTGCCATATTAGAACTCATAGTTTGTTGTATGTATATTCCAAATTATAGATTAATGTGTATGAGTTAGAAATAAATTAAACCTTAGTTTTTATCCAAAAAAAATATTTTGGATTATTTAAGTTTTTATGTAAAATAATTGTTAAATTTTCTATTGATTTAATTTTTAACGACTTTAAAATCATTGAGTTTCTATTTTATCATCCGTCTCAGAGAAAGTATACGGCAATGTATTTACCACCTTTTTTACTTGGTTTATTTCAAAATTAAATATCAGTCTAACTAAATATATAGTATGCAATCTTTGGAAAATTTTATTATTAGCTTGACCCAAAAAACAAAGATTCTCTAGCTATCTGATTATTATAATTTGATTGACATCTCTTAAATTATATTTTATGAAATTTATGTAAATATTTAAATTAATTATTATATTTATAACAATAAATAAAAACTGCCTAATTTTAATTTTTTAGCAAACTTGTCTAATTTTCTTTAGAAAATATATAGTTTTTTTGTTTCCACATTTTCATAAGTTTTAATTACCTGATTTATTTTAGTTTTTTTATTAGAAAAACATCATGGTCTTTCACCATTAGGTTTGTCTCTATTTGTATCTTCTAATCATAATCGAAAAATTATATCATGTGTTCATCTTTGATGGCTCATCGGAAATTGCTGCAATTGTGCTGCCCACAAGTTTGACACTAGTTTTGGATTAAGCTGCGAGCAATAGTAAATACGAATATAAAAGATATCAGTATCTGAGAAAGCAAATACAAAACTGACCAGACTCAGTAACCATCCTAATGTAGCATAATCAACATCTCCAGCAGCCAAAGAGAAACACGTATCATACTCTCTTTGCAAGGACAAAGAAATCCTTTCTTTAAGGCTACAAG
Proteins encoded in this window:
- the LOC106342614 gene encoding rhodanese-like domain-containing protein 9, chloroplastic isoform X2; translated protein: MAGIVSPGPTALYFTSNLGARRLKAVSWSGKSVSGNVLRRRNLRIAAEVKFVNAEEAKKLIAAEGYKVVDVRDKTQFERAHIKSCHHIPLFIFNEDNDLGTIIKRTVHNNFSGLFFGLPFTKLNPEFVKAVRNEFSQDSKLLLVCQEGLRSAAAASRLEEAGYDNIACVTSGLQSVKPGTFESVGSTELQNAGKAGLITIQGKISAVLGTVLVCALLFITFFPDQAEKLFPPS
- the LOC106342614 gene encoding rhodanese-like domain-containing protein 9, chloroplastic isoform X1, with translation MAGIVSPGPTALYFTSSNLGARRLKAVSWSGKSVSGNVLRRRNLRIAAEVKFVNAEEAKKLIAAEGYKVVDVRDKTQFERAHIKSCHHIPLFIFNEDNDLGTIIKRTVHNNFSGLFFGLPFTKLNPEFVKAVRNEFSQDSKLLLVCQEGLRSAAAASRLEEAGYDNIACVTSGLQSVKPGTFESVGSTELQNAGKAGLITIQGKISAVLGTVLVCALLFITFFPDQAEKLFPPS
- the LOC106342613 gene encoding 3,9-dihydroxypterocarpan 6A-monooxygenase, translating into MDLQLSTNLLLITSFVFAFMLNAFFKWFSSKKQSSTAATKLPQSPSALPLIGHLHLIGKVLPVSFQSLARKHGPLMEIRLGASKCVVVSSSSVAREIFKDQELNFSSRPEFGSAEYFKYRGSRFVLAQYGDYWRFMKKLCMTKLLAVPQLEKFADIREEEKLKLVESVAKCCGEGVHCDLSSLFVSYTNNIICRMAMSTRCSGTDNEAEEIRKLVKTCLELAGKVSVGDVLGPLKVLDFSGNGKKLVAVMEKYDLLVEKIMKEREAMGMKKEGMRKDILDMLLETYRDPTAELKITRNDMKSFLLDVFMAGTDTSAAAMQWAMGELINNPQAFNKLREEINTIVGSKRLVKESDVPNLPYLRAVLRETLRLHPSAPLIIRECAADCQVNGCLIKSKTRVLVNVYAIMRDPELWNEAEQFIPERFLESSQEKIGEHQMEFKGQNFRYLPFGSGRRGCPGASLAMNVMHAGVGSLVQRFDWKCVDGEKVDLSQGSGFAAEMARPLVCNPVDCFNTF